A single Gammaproteobacteria bacterium DNA region contains:
- a CDS encoding Tail assembly protein, translating to MVTITLHGEMGKALGKAKWILDVKKVSEAIHAINVLTENKLNKYLKKHGEDGFSVVVNNRTLTYGEKLDINDKEIERKIKESQLNLSFKNLQTIDIVPVVVLANSDILNIVLGVVLIIVGVLIAVGTLGGGAPLSAALIIGGIGIIAAGVINLLSKPPVFEDYREISKGGKTSYLFNGPENVINDGGPVPIGYGRLLVGSQVIAASYNISNIPVNTNIIPVTPAGLVSAFNFGGAALNYFKSAARTFPPADNQELQTSTITTRADTSNTFTIFRDANAIAESVGADDVYKTAIEYTNARNKGDGGGALNLVIYKGTAFINKPAYVYLRFSEFDSNVTANGQRVFSIWSQNSGRYIDGSGNFSVTPKNIDVYSFRSGKYRNFDIKTQISFDSKAQLYFSIISVGDRNNRLSCWPPRINAIEVYDKATVDNYQSVIDKSASTVSRGTSEYNYSNNNETI from the coding sequence ATGGTTACTATTACTCTACATGGAGAAATGGGTAAGGCTTTAGGTAAAGCTAAATGGATTCTTGACGTTAAAAAGGTATCAGAAGCTATCCATGCTATTAATGTTTTAACCGAAAATAAATTAAATAAATATCTTAAAAAACATGGCGAAGACGGTTTTAGCGTAGTAGTCAATAACAGGACTTTAACTTATGGTGAAAAACTAGATATAAATGACAAAGAAATAGAAAGAAAAATTAAAGAATCCCAATTAAATCTTTCATTTAAGAATTTACAAACCATTGATATAGTACCAGTTGTGGTTTTAGCCAACAGCGATATTTTAAATATAGTATTAGGAGTGGTATTAATTATTGTTGGTGTTTTAATTGCGGTTGGTACATTGGGGGGCGGCGCTCCACTATCGGCGGCTTTAATTATTGGTGGTATTGGAATTATTGCTGCGGGAGTCATAAATTTATTATCTAAACCGCCGGTATTTGAGGACTATAGAGAAATCAGCAAAGGTGGTAAGACTTCTTATCTTTTTAATGGTCCCGAAAATGTTATCAATGATGGCGGGCCAGTTCCTATTGGTTATGGTAGGTTACTTGTTGGCTCTCAGGTAATTGCGGCTTCATATAATATTAGTAATATTCCTGTAAATACTAACATAATACCGGTAACTCCAGCGGGCCTAGTAAGTGCGTTTAATTTCGGTGGCGCGGCACTTAATTACTTTAAGAGCGCGGCTAGAACCTTTCCTCCTGCTGACAATCAAGAGTTACAAACCTCAACAATTACTACAAGAGCTGATACTAGTAATACTTTCACTATCTTTAGAGACGCAAATGCCATTGCTGAAAGCGTTGGAGCGGACGATGTTTACAAAACCGCTATCGAATATACTAATGCCCGAAATAAGGGCGATGGAGGGGGAGCATTAAATCTAGTAATCTATAAGGGAACCGCTTTCATTAACAAACCGGCTTATGTTTATTTGAGATTTTCTGAATTTGATTCAAATGTAACAGCAAATGGCCAAAGAGTCTTTTCTATTTGGAGTCAAAATTCTGGTCGCTATATAGATGGCTCTGGCAATTTCTCTGTTACCCCTAAAAATATAGATGTTTATTCCTTTAGAAGTGGAAAATATAGAAATTTTGATATTAAAACTCAAATATCTTTTGATTCTAAGGCTCAATTGTATTTTAGTATTATTTCGGTTGGCGACCGTAATAATAGACTAAGTTGTTGGCCCCCAAGGATTAACGCAATTGAAGTTTATGATAAAGCTACAGTGGACAACTATCAATCAGTTATAGATAAATCCGCCTCAACCGTTTCCCGTGGAACATCGGAATATAATTACTCTAATAATAACGAAACTATCTAA
- a CDS encoding conserved hypothetical protein (Evidence 4 : Unknown function but conserved in other organisms) produces MPSASKHNLIENEEVVKSIKKNVNNFFIEECGLILSDGKDITVEKCENISNSPDKNFLISRKQINDIAQDKEIIGYYHSHPDDNQPSIQDYIVSAKLKIPCLIHNNQTGEISQTTLPDTNYIPNFEKRPFIAGYLDCSDLVKDYYEKALNIILPKLEHPIKYMSWEEIKANWDSLQEYNRADYNFFYDYFINCGFYPIQKKDLRPNDIILCRATEIAAPIHAMIFLGGERILHHPSERESLIENYNKFYQKLSVNYLRYRD; encoded by the coding sequence ATGCCCTCCGCCTCAAAACATAATCTAATAGAAAACGAAGAAGTCGTTAAATCTATTAAAAAGAATGTTAATAACTTTTTTATTGAGGAATGCGGGCTGATTTTATCAGATGGAAAAGATATTACTGTAGAGAAATGCGAAAATATTTCCAATTCGCCAGATAAAAACTTTCTAATTAGTCGGAAACAAATCAATGACATAGCCCAAGACAAGGAAATCATTGGTTATTACCATTCCCATCCAGACGATAATCAACCTAGTATTCAAGACTATATTGTTTCAGCTAAACTTAAAATCCCCTGTTTAATTCATAACAATCAAACGGGTGAAATTAGCCAGACGACTCTCCCTGATACTAATTATATTCCTAATTTTGAAAAGCGGCCATTTATCGCCGGCTATTTAGATTGTTCTGATTTAGTAAAAGATTATTATGAAAAAGCCTTAAATATCATATTACCCAAATTAGAACATCCCATTAAATATATGTCTTGGGAAGAAATTAAGGCAAATTGGGATTCTTTACAAGAATATAATAGGGCTGACTATAATTTCTTTTATGATTATTTCATTAATTGCGGGTTTTATCCAATCCAAAAGAAGGATTTGCGCCCAAATGATATAATATTATGTCGTGCTACCGAAATAGCCGCCCCAATTCACGCAATGATATTTTTAGGAGGAGAACGTATCTTACATCACCCCTCAGAAAGAGAGTCTTTAATTGAAAATTACAATAAATTTTATCAAAAATTAAGTGTAAATTATTTAAGGTATCGGGATTAG
- a CDS encoding putative NLPC_P60 domain-containing protein (Evidence 3 : Putative function from multiple computational evidences), translating into MLNDYLEREIKIHALHDMPNEAGGYIIFHDYYKKLDIHKAENIAEDKQKNCLFKPADYVNASLWGEIRAIYHSHCTEGSFSEIDKKAAEKLNLPIILYSIPNKEFKIYYPKNYKNKYENLEFEIGKQDCFTLFQNYYKNELGIIVKNYLPDRDSNWYKKGVDYIQEYINDSPFNLIIDNNYEENDIIILEYGKHRFHFCIYLGQNQILHHPAGRKSCIEVLSDKYIKKIKYALRLKT; encoded by the coding sequence ATGTTAAATGATTATCTTGAACGAGAAATTAAAATTCATGCCCTTCACGACATGCCAAATGAGGCCGGCGGCTATATTATTTTCCATGACTATTATAAAAAACTAGATATTCATAAAGCAGAAAACATTGCCGAAGATAAGCAAAAAAACTGCCTATTCAAACCGGCCGATTATGTTAATGCTAGTCTTTGGGGCGAAATCCGCGCTATTTATCATAGTCACTGTACTGAGGGTTCTTTTAGTGAGATAGATAAGAAGGCAGCCGAAAAACTTAATCTACCAATTATTCTGTATAGTATTCCTAATAAGGAATTTAAAATCTATTATCCCAAAAACTATAAGAATAAATATGAAAATCTAGAGTTTGAGATTGGTAAACAAGATTGTTTTACTTTATTCCAGAATTACTATAAAAATGAATTAGGAATCATAGTAAAAAACTATTTACCAGACAGAGACTCCAATTGGTATAAGAAGGGAGTGGATTATATTCAAGAATATATTAATGACTCTCCTTTTAATTTAATAATTGATAATAATTATGAAGAAAATGATATAATAATATTAGAATATGGTAAACATAGATTTCATTTTTGTATTTATTTGGGACAAAACCAAATCCTGCATCATCCAGCGGGACGTAAATCTTGTATAGAAGTTTTATCAGATAAATATATCAAAAAAATTAAATATGCCCTCCGCCTCAAAACATAA